The Acidimicrobiales bacterium region GTACCTTGCCCCGGTGCCCGAGCTCCCCGAGGTCGAGGCCTACCGCCTCCTGGCCGAGGCGGCTGCCCTGGGCCGGCCCGTCTCCGACGTCGACGCTCCGGACGCCTGGTTCCTGAAGGGGGGCGTCGACGCTGCCGCCGTGGCCGCCGCGCTCACCGGCCGCACGTTCACCGGCGCCCGCCGTCTCGGCAAGCTGCTCCTCCTCGACACCTCCGACGGTGGCCCCGTCCTGGGCCTGCGGTTCGGCATGACGGGCCGGCTGGTGGTCGACGGCCGGGCCGGTGTCGACCGCCTGCTGTACGCCAGCGACGCCGGGCTGGCCGCATGGGACCGCTTCGGCGTCCGCTTCGCCGACGGCGGCCACCTCCGGGTCCACGATCCCCGGCGCCTGGGCGGCGTCGCCCTCGACCCCGACGAGCGACGCCTGGGGGCGGACGCCCTCACCGTCACGCCCGCCGGGCTGAAGGCCGCCCTGGGCCGCAGCGCGGCGCCGCTGAAGGCGCGGCTGATGGACCAGGCCCACCTGGCCGGCGTGGGCAACCTCCTGGCCGACGAGACCCTGTGGCGGGCGGGGCTCGATCCCCGCCGTCCCGCCGGGTCGCTCACGCCGGCGGAGCTGCGCCGCCTCCACCGCCACCTCCGCGCCGTGGTGGCCGACCTCATCGCCCGGGGCGGGTCCCATTCGGGGGACCTCATGCCCGCCCGCACGCCCGGCGGCAGGTGCCCGCGGGACGGGACGGCGCTGGCGCGGGCGACGGTCGGCGGGCGCACGACGTGGTGGTGCCCGGTCCACCAGCACTGACCGGCGTTCTCCGGACGTCGCCCACCGAGGGGTGGTGCCTGCCGTCCGGAGAACGGGAGATGGCCGTTGACACCTGGGCTTCCTTAGGGTTACCTAAGAAGCAGTGAGAGGCTCCCCTCAGACGACCGGGCAGGCGTCCTGCCCGGAGCTCGGCCTCCAGCGGGTGAGCTGGGTCCGCATCGTCCTCGGGCCGAACGGGCCCTCGTGCGAGGTGGCCGGCCTCG contains the following coding sequences:
- a CDS encoding DNA-formamidopyrimidine glycosylase family protein, encoding MPELPEVEAYRLLAEAAALGRPVSDVDAPDAWFLKGGVDAAAVAAALTGRTFTGARRLGKLLLLDTSDGGPVLGLRFGMTGRLVVDGRAGVDRLLYASDAGLAAWDRFGVRFADGGHLRVHDPRRLGGVALDPDERRLGADALTVTPAGLKAALGRSAAPLKARLMDQAHLAGVGNLLADETLWRAGLDPRRPAGSLTPAELRRLHRHLRAVVADLIARGGSHSGDLMPARTPGGRCPRDGTALARATVGGRTTWWCPVHQH